From Camelina sativa cultivar DH55 chromosome 7, Cs, whole genome shotgun sequence, one genomic window encodes:
- the LOC104699978 gene encoding CMP-sialic acid transporter 3 encodes MKNGIAECSVCHSKLLPPGSKTISRAYDDHKIRVSSKQRVLNVLLVVGDCMLVGLQPVLVYMSKVDGKFNFSPISVNFLTEIAKVIFAIVMLLLQARHQKVGEKPLLSISTFVQAARNNVLLAVPALLYAINNYLKFTMQLYFNPATVKMLSNLKVLVIAILLKMIMKRRFSIIQWEALALLLIGISVNQLRSLPEGATAIGIPLATGAYVCTVIFITVPSMASVFNEYALKSQYDTSIYLQNLFLYGYGAIFNFLGILGTVIYKGPGSFDILQGHSRATMFLILNNAAQGILSSFFFKYADTILKKYSSTVATIFTGIASAALFGHVITMNFLLGISIVFISMHQFFSPLAKVKDEQQQNGNLELSNAKDTRRANDSFINMAAGANEEASHRGESDDRTPLLPR; translated from the exons ATGAAGAACGGTATAGCTGAGTGCAGTGTATGTCATTCAAAATTGCTCCCTCCCGGTAGTAAAACCATTTCCAGGGCTTATGATGATCACAAGATTAGGGTTTCCTCAAAACAACGTGTCCTCAATGTCCTTTTGGTTGTAGGTGATTGCATGCTTGTTGGTCTACAG ccTGTCTTGGTGTACATGTCTAAGGTGGATGGGAAGTTCAACTTCAGTCCTATTAGCGTCAACTTCTTGACAGAGATCGCTAAAGTGATTTTTGCGATTGTCATGCTTTTACTTCAG GCCAGACACCAAAAAGTTGGAGAGAAGCCTCTTCTCTCCATTTCTACATTTGTCCAG GCAGCTCGAAATAATGTGCTTCTTGCCGTTCCAGCCCTATTGTACGCAATTAATAACTATCTGAAGTTCACAATGCAG CTATATTTCAATCCTGCTACTGTGAAGATGCTTAGCAACCTAAAGGTTCTGGTCATTGCTATTCTATTAAAGATGATAATGAAGCGGCGGTTTTCTATAATACAG tgGGAGGCACTTGCTCTGTTGCTGATAGGGATTAGTGTCAATCAACTACGTTCTCTTCCTGAAGGTGCTACAGCCATTGGAATTCCTCTTGCTACGGGTGCATACGTCTGTACCGTCATCTTT ATTACTGTCCCGTCAATGGCATCTGTCTTCAATGAGTATGCTCTAAAGAGTCAGTATGACACAAGCATCTACCTTCAG AATTTATTTCTCTATGGTTATGGTGCGATATTCAACTTTCTTGGAATACTAGGAACTGTTATATATAAAG GTCCTGGCAGCTTTGACATCCTACAAGGACATTCTAGGGCTACCATGTTTTTGATACTGAACAATGCAGCACAAGGGATTttatcttcctttttcttcaaatatGCAG ATACAATCTTGAAGAAATATTCATCGACAGTTGCCACAATATTTACGGGCATAGCATCTGCAGCGCTCTTTGGACATGTTATAACCATGAACTTTCTTCTTGGAATTTCAATCGTTTTCATTTCAATGCACCAG TTCTTTTCACCACTGGCTAAAGTGAAAGACGAGCAACAACAGAACGGGAACCTAGAACTAAGCAATGCAAAGGATACTCGCAG GGCTAATGACTCATTCATCAACATGGCCGCAGGGGCAAATGAAGAG GCTAGTCACCGTGGTGAATCAGACGACAGAACCCCGCTTCTTCCCAGATGA
- the LOC104699979 gene encoding PTI1-like tyrosine-protein kinase 3 isoform X2, producing the protein MYPMDSDYNRRGLVANDRSPAHFVRLDKPRAVDDLYIGKREKMRRWLCCACHVEEPYHSPENEHLRIPKHNHDYGNHNRKTPAAVKPDALKEPPSIDVPALSLDELKEKTDNFGSKALIGEGSYGRAYYATLKDGKAVAVKKLDNSAEPESNVEFLTQVSRVSKLKHDNFVELFGYCVEGNFRILAYEFATMGSLHDILHGRKGVQGAQPGPTLDWIQRVRIAVDAARGLEYLHEKVQPAVIHRDIRSSNVLLFEDFKAKIADFNLSNQSPDMAARLHSTRVLGTFGYHAPEYAMTGQLTQKSDVYSFGVVLLELLTGRKPVDHTMPRGQQSLVTWATPRLSEDKVKQCVDPKLKGEYPPKAVAKLAAVAALCVQYESEFRPNMSIVVKALQPLLRSSTTAAAPVQET; encoded by the exons ATGTATCCTATGGATTCTGATTATAATCGTCGTGGTCTGGTG GCGAACGATCGCTCACCAGCCCACTTTGTTAGGCTGGATAAACCAAGAGCCGTAGACGATCTCTATATAGGCAAGAGAGAAAAGATGCGTAGGTGGTTGTGCTGTGCTTGCCACGTTGAAGAGCCTTACCATTCTCCTGAAAATGAACACCTCAGAATCCCTAAACACAATCATGATTATG GGAATCACAACAGAAAAACACCGGCTGCTGTGAAGCCTGATGCTTTGAAGGAGCCTCCATCTATTGATGTGCCTGCATTGTCATTGGATGAGCTGAAAGAAAAGACTGATAACTTTGGATCAAAGGCATTGATTGGTGAAGGATCATACGGAAGAGCCTACTATGCAACCTTGAAAGATGGCAAGGCTGTGGCggtgaagaagcttgataaTTCAGCAGAACCTGAATCAAACGTTGAGTTCTTGACTCAGGTCTCCAGGGTTTCGAAGCTGAAGCACGATAACTTTGTTGAGCTCTTCGGCTATTGTGTTGAAGGGAACTTCCGCATTCTTGCGTATGAGTTTGCCACAATGGGATCTTTACACGACATCTTACATGGGAGAAAAGGAGTCCAAGGAGCACAACCAGGTCCAACACTTGATTGGATACAACGGGTCAGAATCGCAGTTGATGCAGCTAGAGGACTTGAGTATTTACATGAGAAAGTTCAACCTGCTGTAATACACAGAGATATTCGATCTAGCAATGTGCTTCTCTTTGAAGACTTTAAAGCCAAGATCGCTGATTTTAACCTATCGAATCAATCTCCTGATATGGCTGCTCGTCTTCATTCTACCAGAGTTTTGGGAACCTTTGGTTACCATGCACCAGA GTATGCGATGACTGGTCAACTGACACAGAAGAgtgatgtttatagttttggtGTAGTGCTTTTGGAGCTGTTGACCGGTAGAAAACCCGTTGATCATACAATGCCTCGTGGTCAACAAAGTCTTGTCACTTGG GCTACTCCGAGGCTCAGCGAAGACAAAGTGAAGCAATGTGTTGATCCAAAACTGAAAGGAGAGTATCCTCCTAAAGCTGTTGCAAAG CTTGCGGCAGTAGCAGCGTTGTGTGTGCAATATGAATCAGAGTTTAGGCCGAACATGAGCATTGTGGTAAAAGCTCTTCAGCCATTGTTGAGGTCATCAACGACAGCAGCTGCTCCAGTCCAGGAAACTTGA
- the LOC104699979 gene encoding PTI1-like tyrosine-protein kinase 3 isoform X3 gives MRRWLCCACHVEEPYHSPENEHLRIPKHNHDYGNHNRKTPAAVKPDALKEPPSIDVPALSLDELKEKTDNFGSKALIGEGSYGRAYYATLKDGKAVAVKKLDNSAEPESNVEFLTQVSRVSKLKHDNFVELFGYCVEGNFRILAYEFATMGSLHDILHGRKGVQGAQPGPTLDWIQRVRIAVDAARGLEYLHEKVQPAVIHRDIRSSNVLLFEDFKAKIADFNLSNQSPDMAARLHSTRVLGTFGYHAPEYAMTGQLTQKSDVYSFGVVLLELLTGRKPVDHTMPRGQQSLVTWATPRLSEDKVKQCVDPKLKGEYPPKAVAKLAAVAALCVQYESEFRPNMSIVVKALQPLLRSSTTAAAPVQET, from the exons ATGCGTAGGTGGTTGTGCTGTGCTTGCCACGTTGAAGAGCCTTACCATTCTCCTGAAAATGAACACCTCAGAATCCCTAAACACAATCATGATTATG GGAATCACAACAGAAAAACACCGGCTGCTGTGAAGCCTGATGCTTTGAAGGAGCCTCCATCTATTGATGTGCCTGCATTGTCATTGGATGAGCTGAAAGAAAAGACTGATAACTTTGGATCAAAGGCATTGATTGGTGAAGGATCATACGGAAGAGCCTACTATGCAACCTTGAAAGATGGCAAGGCTGTGGCggtgaagaagcttgataaTTCAGCAGAACCTGAATCAAACGTTGAGTTCTTGACTCAGGTCTCCAGGGTTTCGAAGCTGAAGCACGATAACTTTGTTGAGCTCTTCGGCTATTGTGTTGAAGGGAA TTTCCGCATTCTTGCATATGAGTTTGCCACAATGGGATCTTTACACGACATCTTACATGGGAGAAAAGGAGTCCAAGGAGCACAACCAGGTCCTACACTTGATTGGATCCAACGGGTCAGAATCGCAGTTGATGCAGCTAGAGGACTTGAGTATTTACATGAGAAAGTTCAACCTGCTGTAATACACAGAGATATCCGATCTAGCAATGTGCTTCTCTTTGAAGACTTTAAAGCCAAGATCGCTGATTTTAACCTATCGAATCAATCTCCTGATATGGCTGCTCGTCTTCATTCTACCAGAGTTTTGGGAACCTTTGGTTACCATGCACCAGA GTATGCGATGACTGGTCAACTGACACAGAAGAgtgatgtttatagttttggtGTAGTGCTTTTGGAGCTCTTGACCGGTAGAAAACCCGTTGATCATACAATGCCTCGTGGTCAACAAAGTCTTGTCACTTGG GCTACTCCGAGGCTCAGCGAAGACAAAGTGAAGCAATGTGTTGATCCAAAACTGAAAGGAGAGTATCCTCCTAAAGCTGTTGCAAAG CTTGCGGCAGTAGCAGCGTTGTGTGTGCAATATGAATCAGAGTTTAGGCCGAACATGAGCATTGTGGTAAAAGCTCTTCAGCCATTGTTGAGGTCATCAACGACAGCAGCTGCTCCAGTCCAGGAAACTTGA
- the LOC104699979 gene encoding PTI1-like tyrosine-protein kinase 3 isoform X1 has protein sequence MYPMDSDYNRRGLVANDRSPAHFVRLDKPRAVDDLYIGKREKMRRWLCCACHVEEPYHSPENEHLRIPKHNHDYGNHNRKTPAAVKPDALKEPPSIDVPALSLDELKEKTDNFGSKALIGEGSYGRAYYATLKDGKAVAVKKLDNSAEPESNVEFLTQVSRVSKLKHDNFVELFGYCVEGNFRILAYEFATMGSLHDILHGRKGVQGAQPGPTLDWIQRVRIAVDAARGLEYLHEKVQPAVIHRDIRSSNVLLFEDFKAKIADFNLSNQSPDMAARLHSTRVLGTFGYHAPEYAMTGQLTQKSDVYSFGVVLLELLTGRKPVDHTMPRGQQSLVTWATPRLSEDKVKQCVDPKLKGEYPPKAVAKLAAVAALCVQYESEFRPNMSIVVKALQPLLRSSTTAAAPVQET, from the exons ATGTATCCTATGGATTCTGATTATAATCGTCGTGGTCTGGTG GCGAACGATCGCTCACCAGCCCACTTTGTTAGGCTGGATAAACCAAGAGCCGTAGACGATCTCTATATAGGCAAGAGAGAAAAGATGCGTAGGTGGTTGTGCTGTGCTTGCCACGTTGAAGAGCCTTACCATTCTCCTGAAAATGAACACCTCAGAATCCCTAAACACAATCATGATTATG GGAATCACAACAGAAAAACACCGGCTGCTGTGAAGCCTGATGCTTTGAAGGAGCCTCCATCTATTGATGTGCCTGCATTGTCATTGGATGAGCTGAAAGAAAAGACTGATAACTTTGGATCAAAGGCATTGATTGGTGAAGGATCATACGGAAGAGCCTACTATGCAACCTTGAAAGATGGCAAGGCTGTGGCggtgaagaagcttgataaTTCAGCAGAACCTGAATCAAACGTTGAGTTCTTGACTCAGGTCTCCAGGGTTTCGAAGCTGAAGCACGATAACTTTGTTGAGCTCTTCGGCTATTGTGTTGAAGGGAA TTTCCGCATTCTTGCATATGAGTTTGCCACAATGGGATCTTTACACGACATCTTACATGGGAGAAAAGGAGTCCAAGGAGCACAACCAGGTCCTACACTTGATTGGATCCAACGGGTCAGAATCGCAGTTGATGCAGCTAGAGGACTTGAGTATTTACATGAGAAAGTTCAACCTGCTGTAATACACAGAGATATCCGATCTAGCAATGTGCTTCTCTTTGAAGACTTTAAAGCCAAGATCGCTGATTTTAACCTATCGAATCAATCTCCTGATATGGCTGCTCGTCTTCATTCTACCAGAGTTTTGGGAACCTTTGGTTACCATGCACCAGA GTATGCGATGACTGGTCAACTGACACAGAAGAgtgatgtttatagttttggtGTAGTGCTTTTGGAGCTCTTGACCGGTAGAAAACCCGTTGATCATACAATGCCTCGTGGTCAACAAAGTCTTGTCACTTGG GCTACTCCGAGGCTCAGCGAAGACAAAGTGAAGCAATGTGTTGATCCAAAACTGAAAGGAGAGTATCCTCCTAAAGCTGTTGCAAAG CTTGCGGCAGTAGCAGCGTTGTGTGTGCAATATGAATCAGAGTTTAGGCCGAACATGAGCATTGTGGTAAAAGCTCTTCAGCCATTGTTGAGGTCATCAACGACAGCAGCTGCTCCAGTCCAGGAAACTTGA